Sequence from the Panicum virgatum strain AP13 chromosome 5N, P.virgatum_v5, whole genome shotgun sequence genome:
TTGCGTCTTCATAATTAACAAAGAAACAAAACATGTTCCATGCCCGTCGTGAATCTCATGATTTttaataaataagaaaaaatgGGAGCCTGAGCGCTGATCGTACGGCTGATTGCGCTTATGGCCGGTATGGGGCCACCGATCAGTGGAGCCACATGCCAGATGGACGGTGCTGATCTGGATCGCGGAAACGGCCATGCCTGCCCGTCGCtcgcggacgccgccggcgtGTGGCTGGACGCCGGCTCCACGCCGGGTTGCTCACCTGCCGCTATCGTCACGTGGCGTGCTCGCACTCGCATCTAGAATTCCAGATCCGCGGCCAGGCAAGCCCAGCCCCCACccaccgccaccggccgccgctcgtcgccgccggccgccccattTTCGGCACTTCAATTTCGCACCCACCATGCCCTGCAGGCAGAAACTGTTGCCTTTGCCTCGGCCCGGATCTCATGACAGGAACGAtcggcggcgttctgcggctGCTCCTGATTGAGGCCAGCATTGTAGGGTCTGCCCGAGTGTAGGAGGTGAGCACAGATTTCACTGTGCAACATTTGGGTGCTAGTAGGCAGTGGGCACTGGTTCAAGTAATCAAGTTGGCTACTTGTGGAAACAACAAAGATCCAGGCCCGTCCCCTCTCTTGCCAATTGCAGTATCAACTGTGTACCTTTCAGCCTTTCACAGTGGCCAGAGGTCACATGAATCTTTCATGGTGCTCAAAGGGCAGCAACAGAGCAGCACAAACTGGATGGAGGATTTGTGAGTTTGCTACGACAGCTCATGGCCGAAAGGCTAAGATTCTCTAACTTGCTTAAGTAAAATTAAACAAACATTTACTTAAGTATTTTACACAGTTCCATAATCCAAATAACAAAAATAATCCGCACCAAGGATAATACATCGAGATGGGTTTATACTTCATCTGACAAAGAAGCAGCTAGGCCCCCACGTGGGCGACTAGGGCGGCGGCAACCCTAGGGCTGCCACCAGCCCCTTCCTCCTTCTTCCACCTCGTCGTTGTGGGACTGCCGGAAGCCCGCGCAGACTGCAAGGAGGGTGGCGGCGAGGCTCCCACTCCGAAAGGTTGCGAGCGCGCGGGCTGGCGCTCGGTGGCCAAGCTCGCGATCGCAGCTGGGCTCAGCGTTGGACACAGTCAggcgggaggccggcggcgcatcAAGCCCCGGCTAGAGCGTCTGCAGTGGAAGGTGCTTTAGGTGTCGCTCGGGGCAAGCTCGGGTGACTGCCGACGAGCTTGGGGCACCGGATCCAGTGTCTTGAGAGCGGATCCGGTGCCCCCGAGGTCTAATCTGCATCGTGTCAGGTCGGATCTGCACCAGCGGCTGGGGTGGCTTCCCAGTGCTGCAGGTCGGCGGTGGCCGGATCCGCCACTACACCGGCCAGATCTAGCGCTGGGGCTCTTGCTCGACCTCCAGCGGTGCTCCAGCTGTGGATGGCCAGACAGCGGTCGTGGTCGCGCCTAAGTCTCAACAGGCGGCGACCGTTGGCGGTGCTTCGCCTTGCTGCTCATGCGAATCATAGGATTCAAGCAGCGAGTACGCCATCTGGTTGGAGGGGTGGCTGATGCAGTTGTGCGGTTGCTGCATGCAGTCAGCGCGTCGATGCCCCTTCGAAGAGGCTGTCGTGGGTTGGCAGGACAACGGCGGAGGTCTTTGTGAGCTCTCGACGGCCAGAGGGCGCCCTTGCTTGGCATTGGCGTGCTGCTCTCTTCCAGAGGAGGCACCATGGCTACAACTCAAATGTTGCACCCTGCTACTCGTCCGAATCACCAAGGATTCAAACAGCGGGGTGCATCACCAAGGATTCAAACAGTAGGGTGCAGCTTAGCCGCAGCAAGATCAATGGTCGTGTGCCTCGCTGCAATGTGCGAGCCTCTGAGGGTTCATGCAACGAGGTACATGGTCAATAGAATCACAGGCGAAAGCCATGTCGGAAGCTAGCTAGCCCCAATGATGACGACGTTGCCTCGCTGCAATGTGCGAGCCGCTGAGGGTTCATGCAACGAGGTACATGGTCAATAGAGTCATGGGCGAAAGCCATGTCGGAAGCTAGCCAGCCCCAATGATGACGACGTTCTTGGTTCTTGGTGTCGTTTACCACCTTGGAGTGCATCGTCGCTGCAGTTCGACCCCTCATCTTGGCCGGGCCTCGAGGCGATGTTGTGAGTTGTAATTCTTTTATCAATGGTTGTGCCACGCTTGAGTCCTTAAGCTAACACGTGTTGTTGCATGTGGTTATACCACAACCACAAATCGTCTTATGTTAGGCAAATGGTGTAAAATTTTGATTATTAGGCGGGCCGTTATGGTCCATAATGAAAATGAATCAAGTGGGGACGTTCTCCCCGTTGACCCTAAAAACACACAGCTAATTGATGGTTTTTTGTTGAGATTTTGTTGCAACGAAAATTCCAAACTTGTGTGCTATTTGTGGAGATTCATAGGCACGTAAACTCTATTGTTGACACTGGCTTTTGGTGGGAGTTACTTTggtttttatattatttaactattgaaaaaataattaactaAATTCCTAGTTTAATTCTTCAATTAGTAAGTAAAATGTCTTTTGTTAGATGCCGTTTCTTGTGTGACTCCTTGAGTGGTCTTTATTTTAGCTGATAACTACAGCAGGCTTAACAGGTTATGGATTGAAAATGCTGATAGCTTCAGCAGCCGTGGCATGAGCAATGGACGGCATTCAAGAGAGGAAAAGTCACTCCTGACTTTGCTTATCCAAGTTAGAGAGTATGTGCCGCATTGCTAGTACTATGTTGGATTGCATAtggttttatttcaaaaaaagatCACATATGGTCATTTGATTGACATCAAAACAGAGTTTTCAGAGACAGACTTCTCACCTCGTGGATGATTTGGAATGAGCGCACGCAATAGAAGAATTTTTTTATAACAAGCAGCAATCGGCTCGCGGACTTCAAGCAAACTTGTGCTTTCCCTGCTTAGGTCGCCGGCTGTTTAGTAATGTAATTGTTTTTCTTAGTTGTTGTTAGAGCCTTGAACCTCTCCTGCTTGGCTCTAATTGTACTGGACACTTATCTTCTGTCTCTGTCTCTTGATAAAATATGTGCTCAGACATGttcggagaaaaaaaaaattgaggggCCACAAAGAAATACAGTAACATACGAATTATGATAGATCAAAACTGCAAATCTCTCAGCAGTTTCAGTACGACTCGAAAAGGGGCGGGGAGAAAGGACGAAAAAAAGATACCGGACGACCAAACTAGTCAAGGTAAGATCAGCGCGTAATCCTGGCTGCCACACCAAATTTTACCCAATCACTAAGCCGCCACCGGCGACATGGCTTGCTGCGGCGATTGCCGAagccttcttgttcatcttctcTGCATCTTCTTCTAAGGAAGCAGCCAGTCACTGATCAGACACACatccaggagcaggagcagcagcagcagcagcaatgctTGCAGGTAACATCAGCAGCAAGAGGTAGTAGATGATAGCACGGAGACAAGACACTCAACGTCCTCTTCGATCTCTAAGCTGATGCCTTTTCGAACTTGAGGGGCTTCACCACCTCCCAGGTGAAGTCGGCGTCGTCACGCCCGAAGTGGCCATAGGCGGCGGTCTTGATGAACCTGTTGCCGCCCTTCTTGAGGTCGAGGTTGATGGTGATCATCCCGGGCCTGAAGTCGAAGTTCTCCTTGACGATCTTGAGAATCTCCTTGTCGGGGATCGTGCCGGTGCCGTACGAGTCGACGAACACCGACAGGGGCTCGGGCACGCCGATGGCGTAGGACACCTGCAcgaggcagcggcgggcgaGGCCGCTGGCCACGATGCTCTTGGCCGCCTGCCTGGCGATGTAGGCACCGCTGCGGTCGACCTTGGTGGGGTCCTTGCCGGAGAAGGCGCCGCCACCGTGGGCGCCCCAGCCGCCGTAGGTGTCAATGATGATCTTGCGGCCGGTGAGCCCCGCGTCGCCGTGGGGGCCTCCGATGACGAAGCGGCCCGACGGGTTGAGGTGGAAGATGGTCTTCTCGTCGAGGTACTTCTCCGGGATGACGGGCTTGATGACGTGCTCCTTGAGGTCGGCGGCGATCTCGTCGTTGGTGACGGTCTCGTCGTGCTGGGTGGAGATGAGGACGGTGTGGACGCGGACGGGGACCATGGCGCCGCCCTCGTTGAGGTACTCGACGGTGACCTGGGTCTTGCCGTCGGGCCTGAGCCAGGCGCAGGTGCCGTTCTTGCGGACCTCGGTGAGGCGCGCGCCGAGCTTGGTGGCGAGCACGTGGCTGAGCGGCATCAGCTCGGGGGTCTCGTCGGTGGCGTAGCCGAACATGTGGCCCTGGTCGCCGGCGCCGATCTCCTCGGGGCGCTTGGTGAAGTGGCCGTGCACGCCCTGCGCGATGTCGGGGGACTGCTGTTCGATGTTGACGAGCACCTTGCAGCGGTCGGCGTCGAGGCCCACGTCGTCGGAGGTGAAGCCGATCTCGCGGCAGGTGTCGCGCACGATCTTCTCGTAGTCGACGGTGGCCTTGGTGGTGATCTCGCCGAACACCATCACCATGTTTGTCTTGGTGCAGGTCTCGCAGGCCACCTTGCTGTCGGGGTCCTGCGCCAGGCACGCGTCCAGGACGGCGTCCGACACCTGGTCGCACAGCTTGTCGGGGTGCCCCTCGTTCACGGACTCGGAGGTGAAGAGGAAGCTCTCCGCCGCCATTGCTGCTGCCTAATTGTTCTGGGGTAAATTACTCCACCAACCTCTGCGGAAGGGAACAATCGACGAATCAGAATCTGCATATCCCCAAATCGACTGCAGATAGCTCGAATTGAACGACGAACAAATAGTAAAATCGATGCCTTCAGATCTGAAAATTCGCGAACAGCAGACAGCACAGCATGCAGAGGATGTAAGATCTAAGCGAAGAGCTCcctccctcaaccagaacaCCAGAACCCAGACGACATCCCACCGAAACACCAGAAAATTCAGAAGAAATCCCAACTTTTCTCCATTGCTCACTAAGAAATTTTCTCCattcaggaaaaaaaatcacTTTTTTTAACCCCCAATTTCTGCTCCAATCCTGATGCATAGCTCCTTATTCTCTACACTACCGGCGCCCTTAAATCCCTCGAAATGATCCGTTGGCCTACTACTAATAATCAATAGAAACCAGCAAACGAGATCCACGCAACCGCTAGAAGCTCAACCACAGATCCAGCACCACCCCCAAAGAAATGTTCAccgaaagagagagaaaagaccCAGTTTCCCACACACCCCCAGACAAAGGAGCACGGACCTAGCGAGAAGCACGGCGATCGAACGAGAGGGAAGCGGCGAGGTGGCGCTCACCTTGCGCTGCTGCTCTTTATTCGGGACCGGCAGGAGGGGAGAAGAAGCGGACGGATGTGTGGCACGGGGTCTCGGGAATGCTCGGGGGCCGCCATTTATAGCCGCGCTGGATCCGGGGAGGCCGGTGGCCCGGTGGGCAGGGGCGCACGTGAGGACGTCGCGGCCGGACACTGACCGTGCGGCCCCACAGCGGGGCCGAAGCCACCCGCTGGGCGGTCGCCGTCCCTCACCAACCCCACGAGCACCAACCCCACATGATGCGGACCCCACCACACGTCCTCACCTAACATTTCTCTCTCCCTTGGCGTCCTTTTCTTTTCCGTTTGGAATATTTTCATTTCTTTATttcgaaaaaaatatttttccatttctttatttcaaaaaaaatatttttcccatTTCTTGTGCCTCGTCGAAATTTCTCAGGCTCAAGCTGAAATGGAAAATAAAATTTCTCACCCCACCTACTACCACTGGTCCCATGAGGAGCTATTTATTTTTATCTTTTGGGGTAGAGGGAAATTTCAAATTTGGGATGGCTCGATGAGATGGTGGTTGCCGAATTTCAAGGAAAAAGAGTTTGGTTCTCCCCAATTTTCTTCACATTTGTGTGTAGCTGGTGCGGTGGGACGTAAtataaaaatatgagatttaCTCATTTTTAAGGAGACTTAGACCATGTATTTGCGTAAGTCATCAATGTGGACCGTTGCATCCCGTCCACGATCGATCTGTGTgtcttgttttgtttgtttttttatctTGTTTTTGTGTCTAGTATTATAAGTGACTTACAGAAATACAATATCTAAATCACGTGATGAGGAGCTAAAAGTATTGTATCATTGTCAACACCTAAAACTGGACTGCAAGAAAATAGTACACTCAAAGTACTTAAGTGGAGGTTAGCAATCCTCTCGCTTGAAAAACGCTGGGCTACATGAATCATGTGCTCTcttgaaaatgcatagtaataTGACACATTAATTTCCGCATGGTTTTTGTGTTCGAAATGAGGATTAAAAAAAGGGGAAGGATAAAGAAGGTTAACGAGAGAGAAAAAACGACGTCACAATGATTGTTTTTGGTGCTTGGTTTGGTTGCCCTTGCAAAAGTCTTCAAAAGAAAAGGTACTATTTTTCAAGTGTTTTCC
This genomic interval carries:
- the LOC120676141 gene encoding S-adenosylmethionine synthase 1: MAAESFLFTSESVNEGHPDKLCDQVSDAVLDACLAQDPDSKVACETCTKTNMVMVFGEITTKATVDYEKIVRDTCREIGFTSDDVGLDADRCKVLVNIEQQSPDIAQGVHGHFTKRPEEIGAGDQGHMFGYATDETPELMPLSHVLATKLGARLTEVRKNGTCAWLRPDGKTQVTVEYLNEGGAMVPVRVHTVLISTQHDETVTNDEIAADLKEHVIKPVIPEKYLDEKTIFHLNPSGRFVIGGPHGDAGLTGRKIIIDTYGGWGAHGGGAFSGKDPTKVDRSGAYIARQAAKSIVASGLARRCLVQVSYAIGVPEPLSVFVDSYGTGTIPDKEILKIVKENFDFRPGMITINLDLKKGGNRFIKTAAYGHFGRDDADFTWEVVKPLKFEKASA